A stretch of Babesia bigemina genome assembly Bbig001, chromosome : V DNA encodes these proteins:
- a CDS encoding -Magnesium transporter MRS2-11, chloroplastic translates to MVALRGVPLASSALLHAPVLNSKHLVIEIRHGEMCMNEFTCQQLLSRVKENCRVSDIQPNGLITYRDCKQLLSDTDYIANIDTRFECILVRLYPVSAIVLHDSVLVIANGNMNLDDFLRSLCSITREYHNNEHSSRSPPTHGGRGSDDVDASADSALPFEVKILECCYMASLNNLEGDMAAIEEKFRVVEQMVHEKRRYQEINMILHHLKQPVVNMSEILKGFTDMMDEYLNDEDSMKLLEFESHMLFYGPETLRTGFEDRTVNRDLENLMEYFDQEVDQMARRSRTLGTSLNELEKHITVALAIKRNEMMRIELICSVLSTAFGAGACLTGLFGMNVVNSFEESHAAFIVISVIALLIMCIAVLGMKILIYRHRV, encoded by the exons ATGGTTGCCCTTAGGGGTGTACCACTTGCCAGCAGCGCGTTGCTGCACGCGCCTGTTTTAAACAGCAAACACTTGGTCATCGAGATCCGCCATGGGGAGATGTGTATGAACGAGTTTACGTGCCAACAGCTTCTCTCTAGAGTGAAAGAGAACTGTCGCGTATCGGACATTCAGCCGAATGGGTTAATCACCTACCGTGATTGCAAGCAGTTGTTGTCGGATACTGACTACATCGCAAACATCGACACACGCTTTGAATGCATCCTCGTACGTCTGTATCCGGTTTCGGCAATCGTATTGCATGATTCGGTGCTGGTCATTGCAAATGGGAACATGAATCTAGACGATTTCCTACGCTCACTCTGCAGCATCACCCGTGAGTATCACAACAATGAGCACAGTTCCAGGTCACCACCGACGCATGGCGGCAGGGGATCCGATGACGTTGATGCTTCGGCGGACTCGGCGCTGCCATTCGAAGTTAAAATTTTGGAATGTTGCTACATGGCATCTTTGAACAACCTGGAGGGGGACATGGCTGCAATCGAAGAGAAGTTCCGTGTAGTGGAGCAAATGGTGCACGAGAAGCGCCGCTACCAGGAAATAAACATGATTCTGCACCACCTGAAACAGCCTGTTGTGAACATGAGCGAGATTCTAAAAGGATTCACAGACATGATGGACGAATACCTCAACGACGAGGATTCcatgaagctgctggaatTCGAAAGTCACATGCTGTTCTACGGCCCTGAAACGCTGCGTACAGGCTTC GAGGACCGGACGGTAAACCGCGATTTGGAGAACTTGATGGAGTACTTCGACCAGGAGGTGGACCAG ATGGCGCGTCGCTCCAGAACACTGGGCACCTCTCTGAATGAGCTGGAGAAGCACATAACGGTGGCCCTGGCTATTAAAAGAAACGAGATGATGCGTATCGAGCTCATTTGCAGCGTTCTCAGCACGGCGTTCGGGGCTGGAGCCTGCTTAACAG GACTGTTCGGAATGAACGTGGTCAACAGTTTTGAGGAAAGCCATGCGGCCTTCATCGTTATATCGGTTATCGCTCTGCTCATTATGTGCATAGCGGTGTTGGGGATGAAAATACTCATATACAGGCACCGAGTATAA
- a CDS encoding putative zinc binding domain (DUF701), translated as MAKRKTKKVQLSRAQLMQKRRGKLDKEFLCYYCQHEKSVAIKIDNQSGVGFLSCRICGVKFSTRVTVLDEAVDVYALWMDSCREGQRSDTLPPKKNSVDTPSTQGTIQGKTVATKAQAENEAPRADISTPAADDATPEDAVKRSREEDSTTKSFSIDPELASAAFSAIGGGKRSKRIIDAVEETPDETEYAVGTLTGDNLFEDD; from the exons ATGGCGAAACGGAAGACAAAGAAGGTTCAGTTGAGCCGGGCACAATTAATGCAAAAGCGTCGTGGCAAACTCGACAAAGAATTCTTGTGCTATTACTGCCAGCATGAGAAATCTGTTGCGATAAAGAT CGATAACCAGTCCGGTGTCGGCTTCTTAAGTTGCCGGATCTGCGGCGTCAAGTTTTCAACTCGCGTCACGGTGCTAGATGAGGCCGTGGATGTGTACGCTCTGTGGATGGACTCTTGTCGCGAGGGTCAACGTAGCGACACACTTCCACCGAAGAAAAACTCGGTGGACACACCGAGCACACAAGGAACAATACAAGGTAAAACTGTCGCGACTAAAGCACAGGCGGAGAATGAAGCGCCCCGCGCCGACATAAGCACCCCGGCGGCGGACGACGCGACACCGGAGGATGCAGTTAAGCGCTCAAGAGAAGAAGACAGCACAACCAAGTCGTTTTCAATCGATCCGGAGCTGGCATCGGCTGCATTTTCGGCCATAGGTGGTGGGAAACGCAGCAAAAGGATCATCGACGCTGTCGAAGAGACACCGGATGAGACTGAGTATGCAGTGGGCACACTTACAGGCGATAACCTGTTTGAAGATGATTAG
- a CDS encoding -SUMO-conjugating enzyme UBC9 has protein sequence MTTIARKRLAQERADWRRDHPIGFSAKYSPLPDGSGLDIMNWICKIPGKKGTIWEGGEYTLTMEFTDDYPSKPPKCKFTPVLFHPNVYPSGTVCLSILNEDKDWKPSITIKQILLGIQDLLDNPNPLSPAQADPYMLFVNNREQYNARVRKQALENRPTDFN, from the exons ATGACTACCATAGCAAGGAAGCGCCTCGCCCAGGAACGGGCCGACTGGAGGCGGGACCACCCGATTGGATTCTCGGCCAagtactcgccgctgccggaCGGAAGCGGGCTGGATATCATGAATTGGATATGTAAGATACCCGGCAAAAAG GGGACGATTTGGGAGGGCGGGGAGTACACCCTTACAATGGAATTCACGGACGACTATCCCAGCAAACCGCCCAAGTGCAAATTTACCCCGGTGCTCTTCCACCCCAACGTCTATCCCTCGGGCACGGTGTGCCTCTCCATTCTGAACGAGGACAAGGATTGGAAGCCGTCAATCACCATCAAACAGATTCTACTCGGCATACAG GATCTCCTGGACAATCCAAATCCGCTGTCTCCAGCTCAAGCTGACCCTTACATGCTCTTTGTCAACAATCGAGAGCAGTATAACGCCAGAGTGCGCAAGCAGGCACTGGAAAACCGGCCCACTGATTTCAACTGA
- a CDS encoding ankyrin repeat domain containing protein, putative has product MVKAKHGSNPPTGVDVEGVLRDFADRKLSEERGCTVESLQKRRAEAFKNAAEDERLYKVFASCFMERRMWREALTELHTRLYLLDKESKEYEATMDMIRVAQHNLLAEVMPIPVAFKELLFVRDLEEKWSTWMSQVGYTEQLTNVTRAENAMEYRSNTLVTRVNLKPGSLLMRKRPFAAAPWCSDTADWQSSTDADARRISCFHCLSVMRHVTDPDYQSMTFVSCPLRPFECLKVFCSEDCFLHNGAVHAAECEHLMKLKSFATTALNETFVMLTARTLIRCGLCAGKRNSESSRPASGAPTDARGDVLQQILDVKVDYATLEQRYLHILDKLQMFADFLLKEMGVKFCLYLTRRELVHMMVVLWTKSVSLKPDVYSDDENVIIGGVVFDADMMCFQQSRLPTLVAHLDGVGRVSIRSIYTMEPGMKLFISTAMDKYVPFFIQDSEFWSAGLLLSEAVENCLPKKSPDISAVRCGQCIRGFCHIDALKSPVDGQADERSPKEYSWACSNRCATNDEDLNQIENRAESIIMRAHRLYVVGQHLVVRKLLDNFVWRWSGALHPKHYLLYNAHVLLAGIKMNKAGSNALEAVRHLTAATIMAEEMLPLVCHEKAHLYSRLADLMGQLVMTARVNRKEDVQLKQMTLEAAYTALWNWTVIAGAESREALIHMQKCRNIAFQMNVHVSKLCNNFVIHVPGKYMEIFKQVTGNCVLPPVFRFSAAGDLSETTTDHVATIAFMAAQSEILNEEVLEMLMSMASYGIMHLGTGLSVLGIAASNGSVEMVKAITESIHTRIDKAYDFISKNGSTSSVESTIANLLLTLAGGNELGVTPLIAMVSMPTASDPQSLKNEIIICRLIVECAEKCDEIIERHRGAVAVQLRSLRWLMESKCTVKSLVLDARTHNFLQGQTLLHYAAARGKRNLVQYLARLSGNVNQMNLEGATPLHLAAMGAHIEVCETLLSFGAKQNVAMNTGELPIHLAVHALHEDTVKLLQEQHAKNNGNMDAASNSACLGRRRKRGPSIWHALVSGIYRPEASAKMAGDIRLDVMVSRLERAARIAQFLAEHTPPQEMYVWSDMTPSQLLRQKWEEYTEGNSHLFDAQEGAPILHKADVDAYQPATTPCSVYNEGTDTIFVAERAMQFLAQLLKRAEEGSAEAANQRTDNGAPPTPANGS; this is encoded by the coding sequence ATGGTGAAGGCAAAGCATGGAAGCAACCCTCCAACCGGTGTCGATGTGGAAGGCGTGCTCAGGGATTTCGCCGATCGCAAGCTATCCGAAGAGAGAGGATGTACCGTCGAGTCCCTCCAGAAGAGGCGCGCTGAAGCATTCAAAAATGCCGCTGAAGACGAAAGATTATACAAGGTTTTCGCCTCCTGTTTCATGGAGAGGCGCATGTGGAGAGAGGCGCTTACCGAACTTCACACTCGCCTTTACCTTTTAGACAAAGAATCGAAGGAATACGAAGCCACTATGGATATGATACGCGTAGCTCAGCACAACCTGTTGGCAGAGGTGATGCCCATACCGGTAGCCTTCAAGGAACTGCTCTTTGTCAGGGACCTCGAGGAAAAGTGGTCAACTTGGATGTCGCAAGTGGGTTACACAGAAcagttgaccaatgtgacgCGTGCTGAAAATGCGATGGAGTATAGGTCAAATACGCTGGTTACAAGAGTAAACCTGAAGCCGGGCAGTCTCCTCATGAGGAAACGGCCCTTCGCCGCGGCGCCGTGGTGTAGCGACACCGCTGACTGGCAGTCAAGCACGGACGCCGACGCGCGGCGCATCAGCTGCTTTCATTGCCTTTCTGTGATGCGACATGTGACCGACCCTGACTACCAGAGCATGACATTCGTATCATGCCCTCTGAGGCCGTTCGAATGTTTAAAAGTGTTCTGTTCCGAAGACTGTTTCCTTCACAACGGCGCCGTACATGCGGCTGAGTGTGAACATTTGATGAAGTTAAAATCGTTTGCAACTACCGCATTGAACGAGACGTTCGTCATGCTCACTGCACGTACGCTCATTCGGTGTGGCCTATGCGCGGGCAAGCGCAACTCCGAATCGTCGCGACCAGCTTCTGGTGCGCCAACCGATGCCCGAGGTGATGTGCTCCAGCAAATACTCGACGTCAAAGTGGACTACGCAACGTTGGAACAAAGGTACTTACACATTTTAGACAAACTTCAGATGTTCGCGGACTTCCTTTTGAAGGAAATGGGAGTGAAATTCTGCTTGTACCTGACACGCCGGGAACTTGTCCATATGATGGTGGTCTTGTGGACTAAGAGCGTGTCTCTGAAGCCGGATGTTTACTCCGATGATGAGAATGTGATTATCGGCGGCGTTGTCTTCGATGCTGACATGATGTGTTTCCAGCAGTCCAGACTACCCACTCTGGTCGCGCATCTGGACGGTGTGGGACGGGTGTCTATACGCTCCATCTACACAATGGAGCCAGGCATGAAGCTCTTTATCAGCACCGCCATGGACAAGTACGTGCCTTTTTTCATTCAGGATTCCGAATTTTGGTCGGCAGGCCTGTTGCTTTCTGAGGCGGTTGAAAACTGTCTCCCCAAGAAGTCACCTGATATATCTGCCGTGAGGTGTGGGCAGTGCATTAGGGGGTTTTGCCATATAGATGCCCTGAAAAGCCCCGTGGACGGACAGGCAGACGAACGGTCCCCGAAGGAATACTCGTGGGCATGCAGCAACCGTTGTGCGACGAACGACGAGGACCTCAATCAAATTGAGAACAGGGCTGAAAGCATAATCATGAGGGCGCATCGCCTCTATGTCGTTGGGCAACACTTGGTGGTCAGAAAGTTGCTCGATAACTTCGTGTGGAGATGGTCGGGGGCCCTACACCCCAAGCACTACTTACTGTACAATGCGCACGTGCTGCTTGCGGGTATTAAGATGAACAAGGCAGGGTCTAACGCTCTGGAGGCAGTGCGCCATCTTACAGCGGCAACGATCATGGCAGAGGAAATGCTGCCTCTGGTTTGCCACGAGAAGGCGCATCTTTATTCCAGGTTGGCGGACTTGATGGGCCAGCTCGTGATGACCGCGCGGGTGAACCGCAAGGAAGACGTTCAACTGAAGCAGATGACGCTGGAGGCTGCGTATACGGCGCTGTGGAATTGGACCGTCATAGCGGGGGCAGAGTCCCGCGAGGCACTGATTCACATGCAAAAGTGCCGCAATATCGCATTCCAAATGAACGTCCACGTTTCCAAGCTGTGCAATAATTTTGTGATCCACGTGCCGGGAAAGTACATGGAAATATTTAAGCAGGTCACCGGCAACTGCGTGCTGCCGCCGGTTTTCAGGTTTTCTGCGGCCGGCGACCTGTCGGAGACCACCACTGACCACGTCGCTACAATCGCGTTCATGGCTGCGCAGAGCGAGATATTGAACGAGGAGGTACTGGAAATGCTCATGTCAATGGCTTCGTATGGCATCATGCACCTTGGCACGGGTCTGAGCGTGCTGGGCATCGCCGCCTCCAACGGGAGCGTGGAGATGGTCAAGGCGATCACGGAGTCAATCCACACCAGGATAGACAAGGCGTACGATTTCATCAGCAAGAACGGCAGCACCTCGAGTGTGGAGTCAACCATCGCCAACCTGCTGTTGACTTTAGCCGGTGGAAATGAATTGGGTGTCACGCCTCTGATAGCCATGGTGTCCATGCCCACAGCCAGCGACCCCCAGTCgttgaaaaacgaaatCATCATCTGCCGCCTCATAGTTGAGTGCGCGGAGAAATGCGACGAAATCATCGAGCGGCATAGGGGTGCCGTTGCGGTGCAGCTCCGCAGCCTGCGGTGGCTGATGGAGTCGAAGTGTACGGTCAAAAGTCTGGTCCTCGATGCCCGGACGCACAATTTTCTGCAGGGGCAAACGCTACTGCATTACGCTGCCGCTAGAGGCAAACGGAATCTCGTGCAATATCTGGCGAGGTTGAGCGGTAATGTTAACCAGATGAACCTCGAGGGCGCCACGCCGCTGCACCTGGCTGCCATGGGAGCGCATATTGAGGTCTGCGAAACGCTGCTCAGTTTCGGCGCGAAGCAGAACGTGGCCATGAACACGGGGGAGCTGCCGATACATCTTGCGGTGCACGCACTGCACGAGGACACGGTGAAGCTCCTGCAGGAACAGCACGCAAAGAACAACGGAAACATGGATGCCGCGTCGAATTCTGCGTGCCTAGGTCGGAGGCGCAAGAGGGGCCCGTCCATATGGCACGCCTTGGTGTCTGGCATATACCGACCAGAGGCTTCGGCAAAGATGGCCGGCGACATAAGGCTTGACGTTATGGTGTCAAGGTTGGAGAGGGCTGCGCGGATAGCGCAATTCCTGGCAGAGCATACGCCGCCTCAGGAGATGTACGTGTGGTCGGACATGACGCcatcgcagctgctgcgccagaaGTGGGAAGAGTATACCGAAGGAAACAGCCACCTGTTCGACGCCCAAGAAGGCGCACCTATACTCCACAAAGCTGATGTTGATGCATACCAGCCAGCCACTACACCGTGCAGCGTGTACAACGAGGGCACGGACACAATATTTGTGGCGGAGAGGGCCATGCAGTTCCTAGCTCAGCTCCTGAAGCGCGCCGAGGAAGGATCCGCCGAAGCCGCAAACCAGCGGACGGATAACGGCGCGCCGCCTACTCCAGCCAATGGAAGTTAA
- a CDS encoding NADH dehydrogenase, putative, whose protein sequence is MSLSFYRLHRCLLQHNLQSVLPKRRLTYAAASRGFSSNSDNEQKKQVVVLGTGWSSLYFVKNLDLTKFDLTVVSPRNYFTFTPLLPKLSAGKISPVTCTEPFAAFMQKHKRGNFNFVHARCLDVRPDEYYVDCVSVHDAERKLSIPYDYLVVAVGAESNTFSIPGVEEHAYFLKEVEHAESIYQKIVSNFEAASLPNTSDEEKRRLLHMIVVGGGPTGVEMTGEVAVLFNKYMARTFPSLARFAKVTIVEGGQRLLATFGAGNSRFTDRVLRNNNVNVMLGKQVCAVGKDDCTVRDVVTGETERLPCGMVVWASGLKSSDVVVQIQKHFKEQDNPRALLVDQYLALRGSADRSIFAVGDCCKVTPDKLADSIDDVIQSIGSTEINALLKSRKELVKRFPQLASNKLNTSERAFKELCKRVRRSSGTDREKLLEIMEHIDNNYASPFPTAQNAKQESLYLAEAFNRGFAASDSHAFNEAWKGSLASIGGRNVVGNFPYFQLNGGITTLILWLAVYIRMFSSNKMRLSYIADSVIQKICGRHIISKQSENNRR, encoded by the exons ATGAGTTTGTCGTTTTATCGCCTTCATCGATGCTTGTTGCAGCATAATCTGCAATCAGTGCTCCCCAAGCGGCGGTTGACGTACGCCGCCGCGTCACGGGGCTTCTCATCCAACAGCGACAATGAGCAAAAGAAGCAGGTGGTCGTCCTAGGGACCGGCTGGTCGTCGTTATATTTTGTGAAGAATCTCGACCTCACGAA GTTTGACCTTACCGTTGTATCTCCGAGGAACTATTTCACCTTCACGCCGCTCCTTCCGAAGCTTTCAGCCGGTAAGATCTCGCCGGTGACGTGTACGGAACCTTTTGCGGCGTTTATGCAGAAGCACAAGCGTGGCAACTTCAACTTCGTACATGCCCGTTGTTTGGATGTCAGGCCGGATGAGTATTACGTGGACTGCGTGTCAGTACATGACGCAGAGAGGAAACTGTCGATACCGTATGATTATCTGGTTGTCGCTGTAGGCGCTGAATCGAACACTTTCTCCATCCCCGGCGTGGAGGAGCATGCCTACTTTCTGAAGGAGGTGGAACACGCGGAATCCATCTACCAGAAAATAGTCTCCAATTTCGAAGCCGCATCTCTTCCCAACacgagcgatgaggagaaGAGGCGCTTACTGCACATGATCGTCGTTGGAGGTGGGCCGACAGGCGTTGAAATGACGGGGGAGGTAGCAGTGCTATTCAACAAGTATATGGCCAGAACATTCCCGTCGCTGGCTCGCTTTGCAAAAGTCACCATAGTGGAAGGCGGGCAGCGTTTACTAGCGACTTTCGGCGCCGGGAACTCGAGATTCACGGACCGTGTTTTGCGGAACAATAACGTCAACGTGATGTTGGGAAAGCAGGTCTGTGCCGTCGGAAAAGACGATTGCACAGTGAGGGATGTGGTCACTGGAGAGACTGAACGACTACCGTGCGGCATGGTTGTCTGGGCAAGCGGCTTGAAGTCATCTGATGTCGTCGTGCAGATCCAAAAACATTTTAAAGAGCAGGACAACCCTCGAGCGCTTTTGGTGGACCAATACCTTGCCCTGAGAGGCAGCGCAGATCGCAGCATTTTCGCAGTCGGTGATTGCTGCAAGGTAACGCCCGACAAGCTCGCCGACAGCATCGACGACGTGATTCAGAGCATCGGCAGTACGGAGATAAACGCTTTACTTAAATCCCGAAAGGAGTTGGTCAAGCGATTCCCGCAGTTGGCGTCCAACAAGCTGAACACCAGCGAGAGAGCTTTCAAAGAATTGTGCAAAAGAGTAAGACGCAGTAGTGGAACCGATCGGGAAAAGCTTCTAGAAATCATGGAACACATAGACAACAACTACGCGTCTCCCTTCCCAACTGCGCAAAATGCGAAACAGGAAAGCTTGTATTTAGCTGAAGCTTTCAACCGTGGGTTCGCCGCGTCCGACTCTCATGCTTTCAACGAGGCGTGGAAGGGCTCTTTGGCATCGATCGGCGGCAGAAATGTAGTGGGCAATTTCCCCTATTTCCAGCTCAATGGGGGTATTACTACACTCATTTTGTGGTTGGCAGTATATATACGGATGTTCTCCAGCAACAAAATGAGGTTATCATACATAGCTGACTCCGTGATACAGAAAATTTGCGGCAGACACATAATTAGCAAGCAATCGGAAAACAATCGGCGCTAA